In one window of Paraflavitalea soli DNA:
- a CDS encoding nucleotidyltransferase family protein, translating to MTTAVLLLAAGASSRMGQPKMFLTYQGKTLLQHTVEVAAGISHPVFVVAGEQYQAMETALAGFPVQLIHHEQWQQGIGSSIAAGIHGILRAGYTPDAVIITVCDQPFLHTELLQEMIMVQALSGKGMVACAYSDTLGTPVLFRKQYQAALQKLNGQQGAKRLLQQFPDDVATVLFSQGSIDIDTPEDYERLANLKMR from the coding sequence ATGACGACCGCCGTTTTGCTGCTGGCGGCCGGCGCTTCCTCGCGCATGGGGCAACCCAAAATGTTCCTGACCTACCAGGGTAAAACGCTGCTGCAACACACGGTAGAAGTGGCCGCGGGGATCAGTCATCCTGTATTTGTGGTGGCCGGTGAACAGTATCAGGCTATGGAAACTGCACTCGCGGGCTTTCCGGTTCAACTTATCCATCACGAACAATGGCAGCAAGGAATAGGTTCCTCCATTGCAGCAGGCATTCATGGCATCCTGCGGGCCGGATACACACCAGATGCTGTTATCATTACGGTATGTGATCAGCCATTCCTGCATACGGAGCTATTGCAGGAGATGATCATGGTGCAGGCATTGTCGGGCAAAGGCATGGTGGCCTGCGCGTACAGTGATACGCTGGGCACGCCTGTATTGTTTCGCAAACAATACCAGGCTGCGCTTCAGAAGCTGAACGGGCAACAGGGCGCCAAACGGTTGCTGCAGCAATTTCCTGATGATGTGGCTACGGTGCTTTTCTCCCAGGGAAGTATTGATATTGACACCCCCGAAGATTATGAAAGGCTGGCTAATTTGAAAATGAGGTGA
- a CDS encoding VOC family protein — protein sequence MATTHTLRGFATVSFYAADMAAARKWYTELLGIEPYFAKPNAENPAYLEFRVGDFQHELGIIDSKYAPHQTGTAAGGSIMYWHVDKLEEMLERVKGMGAKEHEGITERGAGFVTASVVDPFGNILGLMYNPHYVEILGTLKK from the coding sequence ATGGCCACTACACACACTTTACGGGGATTTGCAACGGTTAGTTTTTATGCCGCAGATATGGCGGCAGCCAGGAAATGGTATACAGAACTGCTGGGTATCGAACCCTATTTTGCGAAGCCCAATGCTGAAAACCCCGCTTATCTTGAGTTCCGTGTGGGAGACTTTCAACATGAGTTGGGCATTATTGACAGCAAATATGCCCCTCACCAAACGGGGACAGCAGCCGGGGGCAGCATTATGTACTGGCATGTTGACAAGTTGGAGGAGATGCTTGAAAGGGTGAAAGGCATGGGTGCTAAAGAACATGAAGGCATCACAGAACGTGGGGCAGGATTTGTGACTGCTTCGGTGGTTGATCCATTCGGCAATATCCTGGGCCTGATGTACAATCCGCATTATGTGGAAATACTGGGTACACTCAAAAAGTGA
- a CDS encoding XdhC family protein, with protein MKEIEDIIQSYKKAVAAGKKTALATVVYVEGSSYRRPGARMLVTEDGELTGAISGGCLEGDALRKALLAISQQKNKLVTYDTTDEDDVQFGVQLGCNGIVHILFEPIDPTLADHPVALLEKASLSEMDTVIVTLFSLSTYDGLQPGTCALYYEGGINKRLAYPALEPAIAQDVATVFHYKNSILGQYQLDGDTISGLIEWLAPPVSLVIAGAGNDVFPLVQMAHIAGWHTTVADGRPGHANRQRFPDVRRIVTGKPAIVMEQLRMGAQTAVLLMTHNYNYDKAMLALLLPQSCPYIGVLGPSRKMERMLQELTTETGLVVDDAMRSRIYGPTGLDIGAETSEEIALSVMAEIKMVMAGKNGQPLREKAGPIHGQVHATFRFEKNAFPDDPITCAINEQLSNDNPSTI; from the coding sequence ATGAAAGAGATCGAAGATATTATCCAATCATATAAAAAGGCAGTAGCAGCCGGAAAGAAAACGGCCCTGGCCACTGTAGTGTATGTGGAAGGCTCCTCCTATCGCCGACCCGGTGCGCGGATGCTGGTAACGGAAGATGGTGAATTGACGGGCGCCATCAGCGGCGGCTGCCTGGAAGGTGATGCACTCCGGAAGGCATTATTGGCGATATCGCAACAAAAAAATAAGTTGGTCACGTATGATACGACAGATGAGGATGATGTACAATTTGGCGTACAACTGGGTTGTAATGGCATTGTGCACATCCTCTTTGAGCCCATTGATCCCACGCTGGCAGATCATCCGGTAGCCTTGCTGGAAAAAGCATCGCTGTCAGAAATGGATACGGTGATCGTAACCTTGTTCTCGCTCAGTACTTATGATGGACTGCAGCCTGGCACCTGTGCCTTATACTACGAAGGAGGCATCAACAAACGGCTGGCTTATCCGGCACTGGAACCTGCTATTGCCCAGGATGTAGCAACGGTATTTCATTATAAGAACTCAATACTGGGCCAATATCAACTGGATGGCGATACGATCAGCGGTCTTATCGAATGGCTGGCGCCCCCGGTGTCGCTGGTCATTGCAGGAGCGGGCAACGATGTTTTTCCACTTGTACAGATGGCGCATATTGCCGGATGGCATACAACGGTGGCCGATGGCAGGCCAGGGCATGCCAACCGACAACGTTTTCCCGATGTACGGCGCATCGTTACAGGTAAGCCAGCCATCGTAATGGAACAATTGCGCATGGGTGCGCAGACAGCGGTATTGCTGATGACGCACAATTACAATTACGACAAGGCCATGCTGGCATTGCTGCTGCCACAGTCCTGTCCCTATATTGGTGTGCTGGGCCCCTCCCGGAAGATGGAACGCATGCTCCAGGAGCTGACCACTGAAACGGGGCTGGTGGTTGATGATGCGATGCGCAGCAGGATCTATGGTCCCACGGGACTTGATATCGGTGCTGAAACCTCCGAAGAAATTGCCTTGTCTGTAATGGCAGAGATCAAAATGGTGATGGCGGGCAAAAACGGGCAGCCGCTTCGTGAAAAGGCAGGCCCCATTCATGGGCAGGTGCATGCCACCTTCCGTTTTGAGAAAAATGCGTTTCCAGATGATCCGATCACCTGCGCCATCAACGAACAGTTGTCCAACGACAATCCCTCTACTATATGA
- a CDS encoding SMP-30/gluconolactonase/LRE family protein → MNINRSFLTIALSAFSAGLLSCSSSGKATNATTSGTDTLSPVYANAQPQLIARQFSFTEGPAADKAGNIFFTDQPNDKIWKYDTEGKLSLFLDKTGRSNGLYFDRKGNLIACADDANELLAIGPDGKVTILMTNYLGKKMNGPNDLWIDRKNGIYFTDPYYQRDYWTRKKPELDKQQVYYLAPGKKDPVMVADSFTRPNGIVGTKDGKTLYVADIGAGKIYKYRINKDATLSDRVLFASQTADGMTLDNEGNLYAAGNGITVYNAAGTKIAHIDIPEKWTANLCFGGKDRDQLFITASTAVYTLRMRVKGIE, encoded by the coding sequence ATGAACATCAACCGGTCCTTTTTAACCATTGCCTTATCAGCGTTCTCAGCAGGGCTGCTTTCCTGCAGTTCTTCCGGCAAAGCTACTAACGCTACCACTTCAGGTACAGACACTTTATCTCCTGTTTATGCCAACGCACAGCCCCAACTGATTGCCCGGCAATTCAGTTTTACGGAAGGTCCTGCTGCAGACAAAGCCGGCAATATCTTTTTCACGGATCAGCCCAATGATAAAATATGGAAGTACGATACGGAAGGAAAGCTGTCTTTGTTCCTGGATAAAACGGGCCGATCGAATGGCCTGTACTTCGACAGAAAAGGCAATCTCATTGCCTGTGCGGATGATGCCAACGAATTATTGGCCATTGGGCCTGATGGCAAAGTGACGATCCTGATGACGAACTACCTGGGCAAAAAAATGAATGGCCCCAATGACCTGTGGATCGACCGGAAGAATGGCATTTACTTTACGGATCCTTATTACCAACGGGATTACTGGACACGGAAAAAACCGGAACTGGACAAACAACAAGTATACTACCTGGCGCCCGGTAAAAAAGATCCGGTAATGGTAGCGGACAGCTTTACGCGTCCCAATGGTATTGTAGGCACCAAAGATGGCAAAACGCTGTATGTGGCGGATATTGGCGCAGGGAAGATCTATAAGTATCGCATCAATAAAGACGCTACGCTCAGTGACCGGGTATTGTTTGCATCTCAGACGGCAGATGGCATGACGCTCGACAATGAAGGAAACCTGTATGCTGCAGGCAATGGCATCACGGTATACAATGCTGCCGGCACCAAGATCGCGCATATTGACATCCCTGAGAAGTGGACAGCCAACCTCTGTTTCGGTGGTAAGGACAGGGATCAGTTGTTCATCACGGCTTCCACAGCGGTATACACTTTGCGCATGCGTGTAAAAGGAATTGAATAA
- a CDS encoding glycoside hydrolase family 43 protein, which translates to MRTGNPIISNLFTADPTVLAWNDTVYLYTGHDEAAYPSATYVMKDWLCFSSKDLATWTAGPHRLKATDFLWAQGDAYASKVIHHKGKFYWYVSVTHSTIEGKAIGVAVANDPLGPFTDARGSALITGHDIHTIDSTGQNFDPTVLVDDNGSAYLFWGKDMCYYAQLGEDMISLQSAVRKISLPGFMEGAHLHKRGEWYYLSYGYGSPEKVGYAMSRSIHGPWEFKGILNELAGNCETNRPAILPFRGKDYFFYHNGGLKDGGSHRRSVCLDYLYYNDDGTMKRVIMTSEGVRPLY; encoded by the coding sequence ATGAGAACCGGCAACCCAATTATCAGTAACCTGTTTACGGCCGATCCGACGGTGCTGGCCTGGAATGATACGGTCTATTTGTATACGGGACATGACGAAGCAGCTTATCCGTCAGCAACCTATGTTATGAAGGATTGGTTATGCTTTTCGTCGAAGGATCTTGCTACCTGGACAGCAGGTCCTCACCGCCTGAAGGCCACTGATTTTCTATGGGCCCAAGGAGATGCTTACGCCTCTAAAGTGATCCATCATAAAGGTAAATTTTACTGGTATGTATCGGTCACTCACTCCACCATTGAAGGCAAAGCGATCGGGGTGGCAGTTGCCAATGATCCACTGGGACCCTTTACAGATGCGCGGGGCTCGGCGCTTATTACAGGCCATGACATTCATACAATCGACAGCACAGGACAGAATTTTGACCCTACAGTATTGGTAGATGACAATGGATCAGCTTACCTGTTCTGGGGAAAAGATATGTGCTATTATGCGCAGCTTGGCGAGGACATGATCTCCTTACAAAGTGCTGTGCGCAAAATATCGCTGCCGGGATTTATGGAAGGTGCCCATTTGCATAAACGGGGAGAATGGTATTATCTTTCTTATGGGTATGGCAGTCCTGAAAAGGTAGGTTATGCCATGAGCCGGAGCATTCACGGCCCCTGGGAATTTAAAGGTATCCTGAATGAACTGGCGGGCAATTGTGAGACAAACCGGCCAGCTATCCTCCCCTTCCGGGGCAAAGATTATTTCTTTTACCACAATGGCGGTTTGAAGGATGGTGGTAGTCATCGCCGCTCTGTATGCCTGGACTACCTATACTACAACGATGATGGCACGATGAAAAGAGTGATCATGACATCTGAAGGTGTAAGGCCACTCTACTAG
- a CDS encoding ThuA domain-containing protein, with protein sequence MNKITVRTIVYCVLSLTCSFNLTAQNKAPLFKVIGFFTAKSDQAHISYVHEANKWLAQAAADNHFTYDSTNNWSNLNAGFLSQYQVVLFLDTRPESADQRRAFQEYMEKGGGWIGFHFAAFALTPSAFPENWDWYHNQFIGAGQYKSNTWRPTSAVLRVEDRKHPFTQHLPATFSSAPNEWYRWEKDLRKNPDIKILLSIDSTSFPLGTGPKQHEIWHSGYYPVAWTNTHYKMLYVNMGHNDIDYENKTNKELSFTFANQTQNKFILNALLTMGKAGKATASSKK encoded by the coding sequence ATGAACAAGATTACCGTAAGAACGATTGTTTATTGTGTCCTTAGTCTGACCTGCTCATTCAACCTGACAGCGCAAAACAAAGCTCCTCTCTTTAAGGTCATTGGTTTTTTTACGGCCAAAAGCGACCAGGCGCATATCAGCTATGTGCATGAGGCCAACAAGTGGCTGGCGCAGGCGGCGGCAGACAATCACTTTACTTACGACTCTACAAATAACTGGAGTAATCTGAATGCCGGTTTCCTGTCGCAATACCAGGTAGTACTGTTCCTGGATACGCGTCCCGAATCTGCAGACCAACGAAGGGCTTTCCAGGAATACATGGAAAAAGGCGGTGGCTGGATCGGTTTTCATTTTGCCGCATTTGCACTTACGCCCTCCGCATTTCCGGAAAACTGGGACTGGTACCACAACCAATTTATAGGCGCTGGGCAATACAAGAGCAATACCTGGCGTCCCACCTCGGCAGTATTGCGGGTAGAGGATCGAAAACACCCTTTCACGCAACACTTGCCAGCTACTTTTTCTTCAGCACCGAATGAATGGTATCGCTGGGAAAAAGACCTGCGTAAGAACCCGGACATTAAGATCCTGTTATCTATTGACTCCACCAGTTTCCCGCTGGGCACAGGTCCCAAACAGCATGAAATATGGCATAGCGGCTATTACCCGGTAGCCTGGACGAATACGCACTACAAGATGCTCTATGTAAATATGGGGCATAACGATATTGATTACGAAAACAAAACGAATAAGGAGTTGTCCTTCACGTTCGCCAATCAAACACAAAACAAATTTATCCTGAATGCTTTGTTGACCATGGGAAAGGCTGGTAAAGCTACGGCCAGTTCCAAAAAGTAA
- the proB gene encoding glutamate 5-kinase, whose translation MSGKVLVVKLGTAVISNQEGSIDTGIIQKVAAEIALLSKKYKVVLVSSGAVGSGKKFLRDYKGTLSERKAAAAVGNPVLIQLYAQYFAPHGIPVAQALCERVHFSNRKQFLQLKETFSTFWENGILPVVNENDLVSNVEIKFSDNDELATLIAIGFDASALVLCTSSGGLLDDQKQVIPRIDKVASVMKYVSTEKSGLGLGGMISKLTFTRLATSLGIQVVICGLKGEKPLSAALEGRNGSYFVPQSSTLGARQKWLASGSVTLGTIYVDKGAAKALQSRKSLLTVGITSVTGKFGVGEVVQLMDEEGTILGVAKTRADAKAINNQLAVKNVIAAHADDIVLF comes from the coding sequence ATGTCGGGCAAAGTGTTAGTTGTCAAGTTAGGTACAGCTGTGATCAGTAACCAGGAAGGGAGTATTGATACGGGCATTATTCAAAAGGTGGCTGCGGAGATCGCTTTACTGAGTAAAAAGTACAAGGTGGTGCTGGTATCGAGTGGTGCGGTGGGCAGCGGAAAGAAATTCCTGCGGGATTATAAGGGCACCTTATCAGAACGCAAGGCAGCGGCGGCGGTGGGCAATCCCGTTCTCATACAATTGTATGCGCAATATTTTGCCCCGCATGGTATTCCGGTGGCGCAGGCGCTTTGTGAGCGGGTACACTTTTCCAACCGTAAGCAGTTCCTGCAACTAAAGGAGACCTTTTCCACCTTCTGGGAGAATGGCATTTTGCCGGTGGTGAATGAGAATGACCTGGTGAGCAATGTGGAGATCAAATTCTCGGACAATGATGAGCTGGCTACGCTGATCGCTATCGGATTTGATGCATCGGCGCTGGTACTCTGCACCTCTTCGGGTGGCTTGCTGGATGATCAAAAGCAGGTGATACCACGCATCGACAAAGTAGCTTCGGTCATGAAATATGTGAGTACGGAAAAGAGCGGATTAGGATTGGGCGGTATGATCTCCAAACTCACTTTTACGCGACTGGCCACTTCGCTGGGCATCCAGGTGGTGATCTGCGGACTGAAAGGAGAGAAACCTTTGTCGGCGGCACTGGAAGGCCGCAATGGTTCTTATTTCGTACCACAATCTTCTACGCTGGGCGCCCGCCAGAAATGGCTGGCCAGTGGTTCGGTAACCCTGGGAACTATCTATGTTGACAAAGGGGCGGCCAAAGCGCTGCAATCCAGGAAAAGTTTGCTGACTGTTGGCATAACGAGTGTAACGGGCAAGTTTGGGGTGGGCGAAGTAGTGCAATTGATGGACGAGGAAGGCACGATCCTGGGAGTGGCCAAAACAAGAGCGGACGCGAAAGCGATCAACAACCAACTGGCTGTGAAAAATGTGATTGCCGCACATGCTGACGACATCGTTTTATTTTAA
- a CDS encoding NUDIX domain-containing protein has translation MAKQSAGILLYRKIHKSIEVLLVYPGGPYFSGKDAGNWTVPKGEFIEEEEAPLAAAIREMEEETGFRPEGPFTALSPIKQKSGKIVHCWAQESDLDVSTILSNTFELEWPPKSGKRKTFPEVEKAAWFPLEAAKKKINERQIPLLEELQQIIQG, from the coding sequence ATGGCGAAACAAAGTGCCGGTATCCTGTTGTACAGGAAAATCCACAAGTCGATTGAAGTGCTGCTGGTATATCCCGGCGGTCCCTATTTCTCTGGCAAAGATGCAGGCAACTGGACGGTGCCCAAAGGTGAATTTATAGAGGAAGAAGAAGCGCCTTTAGCGGCAGCCATCCGGGAAATGGAAGAAGAAACAGGATTTCGCCCAGAAGGGCCTTTCACCGCCCTCAGCCCCATTAAACAAAAGAGCGGTAAAATTGTTCACTGCTGGGCGCAGGAAAGTGACCTGGATGTATCCACTATCCTGAGCAATACTTTTGAATTGGAATGGCCACCCAAATCGGGCAAACGGAAGACTTTTCCGGAAGTAGAAAAAGCTGCCTGGTTCCCGCTGGAAGCGGCCAAAAAAAAGATCAATGAACGGCAAATACCGTTGCTGGAAGAATTGCAGCAAATCATACAAGGTTAA
- a CDS encoding glutamate-5-semialdehyde dehydrogenase, whose translation MQKILPLLIKTHKAATSLQGLSNQQLQQLLRALGDELIAQTNALLKANAKDLARQAPDNPRNDRLLLTEARIKNIANSIKKVAKLPDPTGKVLEQRTLPNGLQLQKISVALGVVGAIYESRPNVTFDIAALCLRSRNACVLKGSSEAADTNELGVKLIKKVLKAQGVNPDVVTLLPAAREVVDQLFTATKYIDVLIPRGSEGLIQYVRKNSLVPVIETGAGVVHVYVERKANVQKAIAIAVNAKTSRPSVCNAADTILVDKQVAKSFLKGIAPLFKAFEVKVFADAAAYGLLKGYPHLQKAAPSDFGREFLSQQCAIKIVAGIDEALEHIATYSTRHSEAIISEDKKACERFIREVDAAAVYTNASTRFTDGEEFGLGAEIGISTQKLHARGPFALEKLVTEKWVIRGNGQIR comes from the coding sequence ATGCAGAAAATATTACCGCTTCTTATAAAAACACACAAGGCAGCAACCAGTCTGCAGGGCCTTAGCAATCAACAGCTGCAACAGCTGCTGCGGGCATTGGGGGATGAACTGATCGCGCAAACGAACGCCTTGCTGAAAGCCAATGCAAAAGACCTTGCCCGGCAGGCTCCCGACAATCCGCGTAATGACCGATTGCTGCTGACGGAAGCCCGCATAAAAAATATAGCGAACAGCATTAAGAAGGTGGCCAAGCTACCCGACCCTACAGGCAAGGTATTGGAGCAAAGAACGCTTCCCAATGGTTTACAATTGCAAAAGATCAGTGTGGCGCTGGGTGTGGTAGGTGCTATTTATGAATCAAGGCCCAATGTAACCTTCGATATTGCCGCGCTATGCCTGCGCAGCCGCAATGCCTGTGTATTGAAAGGCAGCAGTGAAGCAGCTGACACGAATGAACTGGGCGTGAAGCTCATTAAAAAAGTATTGAAAGCGCAAGGAGTAAATCCGGATGTGGTGACCTTATTACCAGCCGCGCGGGAAGTGGTGGATCAATTATTTACTGCTACGAAATACATTGATGTATTGATACCCCGTGGTTCGGAAGGGCTGATACAATATGTGCGCAAGAACAGCCTGGTGCCGGTTATTGAAACAGGCGCGGGTGTGGTGCATGTATACGTGGAGCGGAAAGCCAACGTGCAAAAGGCAATCGCCATTGCTGTAAATGCCAAAACCTCGCGACCTTCGGTATGCAATGCAGCAGATACTATCCTTGTAGATAAACAAGTGGCCAAAAGCTTTCTGAAAGGGATCGCTCCTTTGTTCAAGGCATTTGAGGTAAAGGTATTTGCTGATGCTGCTGCCTATGGTTTATTGAAGGGTTATCCTCATTTACAAAAAGCAGCGCCGTCTGACTTTGGGCGCGAGTTCCTGAGTCAGCAATGTGCGATCAAAATAGTAGCCGGGATAGATGAAGCGCTGGAGCATATTGCTACTTATTCTACCCGTCATTCTGAAGCGATCATATCGGAAGATAAAAAAGCCTGTGAACGATTTATCCGGGAAGTGGACGCTGCAGCGGTATACACAAATGCCTCCACCCGCTTTACGGATGGGGAGGAATTTGGGCTGGGCGCCGAGATCGGCATTTCCACCCAGAAGCTGCATGCGCGTGGTCCTTTTGCGCTGGAAAAGCTGGTAACGGAGAAATGGGTGATCCGGGGGAATGGGCAAATACGGTAG
- a CDS encoding alpha-L-fucosidase, with translation MRTSFKHCLLRFSWLLLPAGVLAQSNVKPPAPVLPVPTPQQLAWHKMEMNAFVHFTTNTFTDLEWGYGDEQPGIFNPTQTDAGQWARTLKETGFKTMILTCKHHDGFCLWPSQYTEHSIKNSPYKKGKGDIVREARDACKKYGLQFGVYLSPWDRNRADYGQASYLTYYRNQLKELFTKYGPVFEMWFDGANGGDGYYGGAREKRQINGATYYDWPTTLNMVRSMAPNVIFFSDAGPGVRWVGNERGVAGATNWNTISTDTLYAGKPNIEKLLNTGSPDGKQWVPAEVDVSIRPGWFYHAKEDSLVKTPEKLFEIYLTSVGRGSTLLLNIPPDRRGLFHENDVKALRGFAGLLKKAFGKNLAFKAAVQADSYRGKEAAYAVSNITDGNPDSYWATDDDKTTGQLEVTLPAPSSVQYIVLQEYIQLGQRVQSFTVEALLKDGWKQIAAGTTIGYKRILKVSPIQTAKLRVNITGAKACPVISNLEIY, from the coding sequence ATGCGCACTTCCTTCAAGCACTGTCTTCTGCGTTTCTCCTGGTTATTATTACCGGCAGGGGTATTGGCCCAAAGCAATGTAAAACCACCGGCCCCTGTATTACCTGTGCCAACTCCGCAACAACTGGCCTGGCATAAGATGGAGATGAATGCTTTTGTGCATTTCACCACCAATACGTTTACGGATCTGGAATGGGGCTATGGAGATGAGCAGCCTGGGATCTTCAATCCCACGCAGACAGATGCAGGTCAATGGGCCAGGACGCTGAAAGAAACAGGATTTAAGACGATGATCTTAACCTGCAAACACCATGATGGTTTTTGTTTGTGGCCCAGCCAATACACAGAACATTCGATTAAGAACAGTCCCTATAAGAAAGGCAAGGGTGATATTGTACGGGAAGCCCGTGATGCCTGTAAAAAATATGGTTTGCAATTCGGGGTGTACTTATCGCCCTGGGACAGGAACCGGGCGGATTATGGCCAGGCTTCTTACCTCACCTATTACCGCAATCAGTTGAAAGAGTTGTTCACCAAATACGGGCCTGTTTTTGAAATGTGGTTTGATGGAGCCAATGGAGGTGATGGTTACTATGGTGGAGCCAGGGAAAAGAGACAGATCAATGGTGCCACCTATTATGACTGGCCCACTACTTTAAATATGGTGCGTAGCATGGCGCCAAATGTTATTTTTTTCAGTGATGCAGGTCCTGGTGTACGCTGGGTAGGTAATGAGCGCGGCGTGGCCGGCGCTACCAATTGGAATACGATCTCTACAGATACCTTGTATGCCGGCAAACCCAATATTGAAAAGCTGCTGAATACGGGTTCACCTGATGGAAAGCAATGGGTGCCTGCGGAAGTAGACGTGTCTATCAGGCCAGGCTGGTTTTATCATGCCAAAGAAGACAGCCTGGTAAAAACACCGGAAAAGTTATTCGAGATCTACCTGACCTCGGTAGGTCGGGGCTCCACCCTGCTGTTGAATATTCCACCCGACCGCCGCGGCCTGTTCCATGAGAACGATGTAAAGGCACTTCGCGGCTTTGCCGGCTTACTGAAAAAAGCCTTTGGCAAGAACCTGGCATTCAAAGCAGCCGTGCAAGCTGATAGTTACCGCGGGAAGGAAGCAGCTTATGCTGTATCTAATATTACTGATGGCAATCCAGATTCTTATTGGGCTACGGATGATGACAAGACTACGGGCCAACTGGAAGTGACGCTGCCGGCACCGTCTTCCGTACAATATATCGTGTTGCAGGAATACATACAACTGGGACAGCGGGTACAATCATTTACGGTAGAAGCCCTGTTGAAAGATGGCTGGAAGCAAATAGCAGCGGGTACCACCATTGGCTATAAACGAATATTAAAGGTTTCGCCTATACAAACTGCTAAACTAAGGGTCAACATAACGGGTGCTAAAGCCTGCCCGGTCATATCCAATTTAGAAATATATTAA
- a CDS encoding polysaccharide lyase yields the protein MQIKTRSHHYLAMLSLILCIAVLSCSKQPLQEPVAEEQPIGGTPEEVELNAINSTFSENWDSYTHGSQYTSAQASADFGNISGWNQSRSMISNGNLRVTLLPNALSGAGGIVSNIDVSDGTAYELDFDIRFHSQFDWSRGGKLGFGFAIGEGNAGGDPAWDGNGGTLRLMWYNNNGRVYFHPYVYHRDQVGQYGDNFGKSYPSSGSLVKGQTYHVHMYIKSNTGSSTNGRAQILIDGTTLLDIPIRWTTNDAQRMIKNVTFHTFRGGSQDYWMSSTEGYIYYDNLSVHKIS from the coding sequence ATGCAAATCAAAACCAGATCACACCATTATCTTGCTATGTTGAGCTTAATACTTTGCATAGCTGTCTTATCCTGTTCAAAACAACCGCTTCAGGAACCCGTTGCGGAAGAACAACCCATCGGGGGTACGCCCGAGGAAGTTGAATTAAATGCCATCAACAGCACCTTTTCCGAAAATTGGGACAGTTACACCCACGGCAGCCAGTATACCTCTGCCCAGGCCAGTGCCGATTTCGGAAATATCAGTGGCTGGAATCAATCCCGCTCCATGATCTCCAATGGAAACCTGCGTGTGACCTTATTGCCCAATGCCTTATCAGGCGCGGGCGGTATCGTCAGCAATATCGATGTATCAGACGGCACTGCCTATGAACTCGATTTTGACATTCGTTTCCATAGCCAGTTCGATTGGAGCAGGGGAGGAAAACTGGGCTTTGGCTTCGCTATTGGTGAAGGCAATGCCGGCGGCGATCCTGCCTGGGATGGCAATGGTGGCACCCTGCGCCTCATGTGGTACAACAACAATGGCCGTGTATATTTCCACCCCTATGTGTACCACAGGGATCAGGTGGGCCAGTATGGAGACAATTTCGGCAAATCATATCCCTCCTCCGGTAGCCTTGTCAAAGGGCAAACCTACCATGTGCACATGTACATCAAGAGCAATACCGGCAGCAGTACCAATGGTCGTGCTCAGATCCTCATTGATGGCACTACCTTACTGGATATTCCTATCCGGTGGACGACCAACGATGCTCAACGTATGATCAAGAATGTTACCTTCCATACATTCCGCGGCGGCAGCCAGGATTATTGGATGTCATCCACCGAGGGATATATTTATTACGACAACCTGTCAGTGCATAAGATCAGTTAA